The following nucleotide sequence is from Alkalihalobacillus sp. LMS39.
AAATGGAACAAATTTTACATGCGGACGGTAAAGTGGAAGTCACGAGCTTTCAGGAGGATAATAAAGAGTGAAAAACGAAAGACTACAACAATTTCTAGCGATACATAAACAAAAAATTGATGAAAAACTGCCGCAACATATTCAGAAGCTCAAAGCCCCAGAAATCTTAAAGGAAGCGATGATTTATTCGTTGCAAGCAGGTGGGAAGCGTGTGCGTCCAATGTTATTATTAGCAACTCTTCATGGGTTTAACCAAAAAGAAGAAATTGGTATCGATGTTGCTTGTGCGATTGAAATGATTCACACCTATTCCTTAATTCACGATGATTTACCAGCGATGGATGATGATGATATGCGTCGTGGCAAACCAACGAATCATAAAGTATATGGTGAAGCATTAGCCATTTTAGCTGGTGACGCCTTACTAACGTATAGCTTTCAATTAATTGCAGGCTTACAACATCCAACTATCACAGCGGACATGAAAGTAAAGCTCATCGATTTATTAGCTAAAGCCGCTGGACCTGAAGGAATGG
It contains:
- a CDS encoding polyprenyl synthetase family protein — protein: MKNERLQQFLAIHKQKIDEKLPQHIQKLKAPEILKEAMIYSLQAGGKRVRPMLLLATLHGFNQKEEIGIDVACAIEMIHTYSLIHDDLPAMDDDDMRRGKPTNHKVYGEALAILAGDALLTYSFQLIAGLQHPTITADMKVKLIDLLAKAAGPEGMVGGQVSDLDGEGKTLQLDDLEYIHHHKTGDLLAYSVVAGAILANAVPEEVDNLHAFAKELGLVFQIKDDILDVEGDEQTIGKPIGSDEDNNKVTYPSLLTMDGAKAKLNEHTSRAKEYLYKVNMENSLLEAITEYIAERDH